Below is a genomic region from Candidatus Anaeroferrophillus wilburensis.
ACAATTATCATGAATCCGTTGCTGACTGGCAAGAAATTTTTCCGGTATAACAAGGCTGCGGTAGTGATTAAACAGTGTATCATCCGGAGCCGGAAAAGCACCACGATGCTGGCTGTGACACTCATAACAGGTAACCGTCTGGGGATGAAATTTTGCCTCATGCCACTGCCGGTAAATAACCGGATGGCATGACTGGCAGAGGCTCTCATGGGTATTAGAGACGCGCGAAATAGCAAAAAAAACAACGACGCCAACCATCAGTACTGCCAGCACTAGGCTTGTTTTTAACCATGTGGGCAAAAACTTGAAAAAAGAAAAATCAATTTTCATCTACATTCCCCCTGAGTGAAGAACATCTTCTGCAGGATACTAGAGCAATCCCAAGAACTTCAGCTAACCTTTAATGACTCGAATGAGTGGATTGATCAGGGTTATTCCCGGAGCTTGACCAATCTGCTGGCCACGCAGAATGGGATTGATATGACAGCCATTACCTTTATCTTTCCACCAGACAGGCTCTTTCTTGTCCCAACAGTCGAGACGGAAGGTAAAAGGCATAAAAAGCAATGCTTTACGGCTGAGTAATGATTTAGTCATCGGATCAACCTGGGAGATCGGCTGTGCAGTGGCTACCCGCCCCATATGGGTATGCCCATGGCCGGCGGCCATAGCCGCACACCCGGGATGAATTGCTTCGGTTATCCAGGCCCGTGCATTGACGGTGCCAAGAGCAGTCCGCACCTTAATGGCATCCCCTTCAGCAATACCCAGATGCTTTGCCCGGCGAGGATGAATCCAAAGCGGGTTATCATGGCGTAACTCCACCAGGTATTTACTGTTGCCAGTCCGGGAATCAAGCACATGCCAATCGAAAGGAATCAGGAAAAAATCCGTTTCTCCATAGGCTTCCGGCGGTGTCAGCTGGGTGTTGCCCAGATCACCAACCCGCAGTCTGGCTGACTGACTGGCAGCGTTATTCTTATTCGTGACAACAAAAAAGCCGGTTTTTTTCAGATAGGCAAGTCCGCCGGAAACCTCCAGACCTGGCACCTGTTTTACCAGTGCCTCAAGGTAGGAAATAATGGAGTCATGGCTGAAAGGCCCGGTCGAAGCCTCACCCGCCAGTTTCCTGCCAAGATCAAGGACAATCTGATTGAACTCCCTGCCACTTGCCACCGGCGCCATGGAGGGATCAAAAAGCTCAAGCTTTTTAATCTTCGCCTGGCGCAGCAGCAAAATCTCATCCGTTGGCCGTGAAACCGGTTGACGCAACGATACGCACCACTGCTTCCGGTTCAGTCGCTGACTATAGAGCCCCCATGATTCCAGTTCTGTAGCCACCGGCAGAATCAGGTCGGCATAGCGGGAAGTTTCGTGCACATGGGTATCCATGGCAACATAAAAGGATATGCGCCGCAGATCCTCCAGCAGCGCCGTGGGCAGTTTTCCATCATAGGTTTGATAGACCGGATTGGCCTGATAGGAAATCAAGACCTGGGCAGCTCCCCTGTCTTTTAGCTTTTGAAAAAACCAGCCGGTTGAAACCGTATTTTCCACCGATGATGCCGGCTCTGCTCCCAGGGTTACCGGCTGTTCATAGCTGAGGGCATCCTGGAGCCGTACAGCTCCGCATAGGACGTTCAGCAATTCTATGGCGCAGGCATTTTCCCACCCATGTTCTGCATGGAAGACTTCCGTGCCAAAGATAACCACCGCCGGCTGTCGATGACTGAGCTGATACGCCATGTCATTGATCGCCTTGACCGGCAGCTCACAGTTTTTACCGACTGCCTCCGGCGTAAACACCTCCAGGTGGGTCAGCAGATCAGCAGCTTTCATGCCCGTCTCGGCAAGGGATTTGCGATCATACCAGCCGTTGATGAGCATCACCCGGGCAACGGCCTTGGCAACATCGCCATAATGCTGGGGTTGCACCGGATGCCATGCATTACTTTTACCACCTGTCTGGGATAGTCTGGCCGCCACGGTAACCAACGTCAGACCATTTTCCACCAACCCGTCAACCAATGAACGCACCTCGGTAACATAAGCATCACCGGTACGAAAAGGGTCATCGGCAAAATTGAGGATATAACGACAGTCTTGATACTTACGGTAGCAGACAGGGGTACCATAGAGTTGCTGCCGGAAACGCTTCAGCAGAAAGTCGCGGCTGGTTTCAACCTTGGTTGCCCGTGGGAAAAGGCTGAGAAAGGACTCAGTAAGCAATTCATCCTGACCATTGACATAGGCCAAGTTGGCTCCCTGAGAAGCATAAACCGGCGCCAGTTTTTCAGTCAACAGAGCGTAGGCTTCCTCCCAAGAAACCGCCTTCCACTTGCCTGCCCCCCGCTCACCATCACGAAGCAACGGGGTCAGGACCCGGTCGGGATCATAGAGACGATCAAGCTGGCCATAAGCCTTGGCGCATAACTTGCCACCGGCCATCGGATGATCCCCATTGCCGAGCATCATCACTACCCGGTCCCCTTCCCGGAAGGTCATCAACCCACAATGATTGTCACACAGCGAACAGGTTGTGGGATTGGGATTGCGATTTTTCCGGGTTACCTTGGCCGATTGCTCATTCCAGGGTTTCCGGCGCATCCGGGCCAGTTTCAGGCGATCAGGCAATACCAGTGAAGTACCACCCCAGGCACCGAGCTGCAAAAACTTTCTTCTATCAACTTTCACAAAGGCCTCCTGCACATCCCTGCTACATCAATGGCAATGCCTGGCCACCGTAAACGGTAACAATCCGCATCACCAGGATACCAATCATATTCATTATGGCCGCCAAAATAAGGAAAAAGTTATTTTCCCGCAACTTGGGGGTCATGACAATAACCATGGGAATGACTTTACCAACCAGATTCTCCATGATGACGAACCAGAAAGCCATCTTGCCAAAGAGCATGAAATGGGCAACTTCCTGGGCTTCCAGCTTGGAATAGATAAGAACGGAATAATCACAGAATACCAAGAAAAGATCAACAAGCAGCAGCCAGCCAAGAATCTTGGCCAGGGTACGGATCAGCTCCAGATTGATCTCTTTACTTTCAGTAAAAAAGCGGTCACGAATCATAATCAGGAGAATCATCATGGAAATCCCTGATACCATGGCCGAGAAGAGAAAAACGATCGGCATCAGACCTGTATTCCAGTAGTCCCGGGCAACACCCAGGGCCAAAATCCAGCCCGTATAGCCATGGACAGCCAAAGCCAGCGGAATCCCCAGAGTGCCAAAGAATTTGGTCCATTTCTTATTACCCTTGAACATGAAAATCCCGTAGATTATGGAGTTCAGGGGATAGAGCATGATCAGAAATGCTCCATAGGTCATCGCTGAGGTGGGATTCAGATAGACAAAATGGTTCCACACCGATTTTATCGGCCAGCCAACCTGCATCAGCAGAAACATGGGGGCCAGCAGAAGGAGCAGGACAGCGGCAACCACACCCATTTTCCCGGCCGGCTTGAACATGTCAAATCCAAAACCATAGGAAAGGGTCGAAATCATGAAAGACCCGGCACTTAAACCGGTACAATAGAAATAGTAGGAGATCAGGAAAGCCATGGCCGTCTGATACTGGACATCATAGACTATTTTTCCCATACGAGTCTAACCTCCTCCTTGATTTCCATCGTTGCATGGTCCAGACCAATATAGTAGACCCGCGGGGCGGTACCGATATCAACCTTCAGTCCTTGAACCGGTTTACTTGCCACCAGTTTGGCCACCTCACTATGGGAATCATTGAGATTGCCGAAGACCCGGGCTGAGGTGGGACAGGCTTCAACACAGGCCGGCTGCAATCCCTCATCTACCCGGTGGTAGCAGAAGTCGCATTTATCAATCATGCCCTTGGTAGGATGAATATAGCGCACCTCATAAGGACAGGCAGCCATGCAGTAGCGGCAGCCGACGCAGCGGTGGGGGTCAACCATGACGATCCCATCTTCCCGCTGATAGGCAGCCTTGACCGGACAGACCTTGACGCATACCGGATTTGCGCAATGGTTGCACAGGGTTGGGCGAAATGAGCGCACCACCACCGGGTACTGCCCTTTTTCAATTTCTTTAACCCACGAACGCCACATGCCTAAAGGCACATCGTTCTGCACTTTACAGGCAATTTCGCAGGTATGGCAGCCGACACATTTTTCCAGGTCGATCACCATCCCCCACCGGGGCAGATCAGTTCTTGTTTTCTCCGTCGACATAACGTTTTAGCCTCAACTTATTGGGCGGTTACTGGTTTTCTTCTTTCTGATAATATGCGGCAATTTTTCGCAGGCCGGCATACAGCCCCCACAAGGCCAGCAGGGTAATAATACCGGCCACCACAAACCCGTACAGATTACGCATGCTCCAGACGCCAAACTGCTTATCATGATCCGGAAACAGGTGAAATGAGCCAAACATCAGCCCGGCCTTTTGAATCTTCTTTTCATGGCACTTCTGACAGGGCGCCTTAGTCAACTCCTTTTCGCCATGGGCAGCATCGCCCTGGTGACAATCAACGCAGGCTTCCTTAGTAAAGGTAAACCGCTGATCTGCCTTGCGGTGTGCCTGGACTCTGAAGGTCGCCATCCGGCTCAACAGACCGGTCACCTGCCGCTCTTTATGACAGCGAGAACAGGTTTTCTTAAGGTTCTGCCGATGGACGGTGGAAGCAGGATTCTTGGCCCCCAGAGGATAATGGATTGTGTGACAATCATAGCAGTTAGGGGCATTTTCCTTGCCGGCAACCCAGGCTTTGCCATGAGCTCCTTGCAGATAGGCGTCACTCATCAGCTTTTTCTCAGGAATCTTCAAGCCTTTTTCCTTGATCCGCTCCTTGGCTTTATAGGGATACAACCCCTCAAGTTCGGAATGGCACGCCAGACAATTGACTTTTGGATAGCCGGCCCGCAGATGGGTCTTGTTGTCAGAACCTTCATGACAATCCATACAAACCAGCTTCTGCCCGTGGAGAGTCTGCTTAAACCGCTCCTGGTCGATGAACAAAGACCGCGCCTCACCCTGCAAGCCGCCGGCCGCCAGATTGACTTCCTTGTGGCACTTGAAACAGTCCTCGTTGGTCAGGGCAGCATACCCAGACCCAACCAGCAGACCAATCAACAGGGTTGACATAACCATCAGCCTGACATACCGGCCATAACGCTGCATCAGGGAGACCATTGTCCTCACCATTCCCCTACACCCCTCTATCTACGCTACCATACCACACCCGGCTGACCACCGATCAACCCAGTGCCTTTTCCACCATTTCAATAATATCATACACCTTGACATCTGCTTCTCGGTCATAGGTTTTCAGACCGTCTTCAAACATCACCATACAGAACGGACAGGCGGTAACCGCAATCTGGGGATTTTTTTCCAGCGCCTGCGACACCCGCTCTTCATTGATCCGCTTACCGATGGTTTCTTCCATCCACATGCGGCCGCCGCCGGCACCGCAACAATAACCGCGCTTCAGACGGCGATCCATCTCCACCAACTGCAGACCGGGAATATCGCTGAGAATAGCCCGTGGCTGACTGAAAATTTCATTGTAGCGACCAAGATAACAGGAATCATGATAGGTTACCCGGGCCGGCAACGCATGCGTCAACGGCAGACGTCCTTCCTGCAGCAGTTGATGGAGATATTCGGTATGATGCAGCACCTCATAGTGGCCACCAAACTGCTGATAATCCTTTTTAATCGTATTGTAGCCATGGGGGCACATGACAACAATCTTCTTTACCCCATAGCCATTCATCACTTCGATATTTTCCATCGCCATCATCTGGAAAAGATACTCATTGCCCATTTTCCGGGCAGAATCACCGCAGCATTTTTCCTCGGTTCCCAAAATTCCGAATGAAATCCCGGCTCGTTGCAAAATCTTAACGAATGAACGGGCAACCCTTTTGTAGCGATCGTCAAAGGAACCGGCACACCCTATCCACAAAAGGATCTCCACCTCATTGTCTTCAGCCAGGGTTTTAATCTCCAGATCCTTGCACCAGTTGGCCCGGTCAGCCCAGCCGATACCCCAGGGATTGCTGTTATTCTCCATGTTCTTAAAGACAGTCTGCACTTCAGCCGGAAAGCTGCTCTCCATCAGTACTAAGTTGCGCCTCAGATCCACCACCTTGTCAATCTGTTCGACATACATGGGGCAGACCTCCATGCATGCCCGACAGGTGGTACAAGCCCAGATTTCATCTTCCGTAAGATAGCCACCAATCAACGGCTTTTCATCGTCCGGTATTCCGTAGCTCAAATCCTCTCCCTGGGCCTGGAGATGTTTGATGGTCTTAACCTTATCGTAAAGGCAGCTGCGAATATCCTGAACCAGTTTTTTCGGTGACAGAGGCTTTTCACTGAGAAATGCGGGGCAATTATCCTGGCAGCGACCACAGCGGATGCAGGCATCGGAGTCCATCAACTGCTTCCAGGTAAATTGATGGACATGGGCGACACCGAAACTCTCGGCATTCTCAATATCAAGAGCACTCACCACACCCTTGGGAAGCAGCGACCGATAATAGGCATTCAGGGTTCCGGTAACCAGATGCAGCAGCTTGGTATACGGCAAAGTACCAATCAAGGCAATAACAGCATAAAAATGAATCCGCCACACCCAACGGATAGCAGCGGCATCAATGGCAGCACCAAAAGGAGCAAAACCGCGGGCCAGAACACTACCTACCGGGGCAAAAACTGTCCCATCTGGATCAATAACCGAAAGGCGCAATCCTTCAACGACAAAACCGCTGACAAAAATAAAGGCCAGCCAGCAGAGCAACAGAACATCTTCGCCACCACGGTCATCAAGACGT
It encodes:
- a CDS encoding molybdopterin-dependent oxidoreductase, which codes for MKVDRRKFLQLGAWGGTSLVLPDRLKLARMRRKPWNEQSAKVTRKNRNPNPTTCSLCDNHCGLMTFREGDRVVMMLGNGDHPMAGGKLCAKAYGQLDRLYDPDRVLTPLLRDGERGAGKWKAVSWEEAYALLTEKLAPVYASQGANLAYVNGQDELLTESFLSLFPRATKVETSRDFLLKRFRQQLYGTPVCYRKYQDCRYILNFADDPFRTGDAYVTEVRSLVDGLVENGLTLVTVAARLSQTGGKSNAWHPVQPQHYGDVAKAVARVMLINGWYDRKSLAETGMKAADLLTHLEVFTPEAVGKNCELPVKAINDMAYQLSHRQPAVVIFGTEVFHAEHGWENACAIELLNVLCGAVRLQDALSYEQPVTLGAEPASSVENTVSTGWFFQKLKDRGAAQVLISYQANPVYQTYDGKLPTALLEDLRRISFYVAMDTHVHETSRYADLILPVATELESWGLYSQRLNRKQWCVSLRQPVSRPTDEILLLRQAKIKKLELFDPSMAPVASGREFNQIVLDLGRKLAGEASTGPFSHDSIISYLEALVKQVPGLEVSGGLAYLKKTGFFVVTNKNNAASQSARLRVGDLGNTQLTPPEAYGETDFFLIPFDWHVLDSRTGNSKYLVELRHDNPLWIHPRRAKHLGIAEGDAIKVRTALGTVNARAWITEAIHPGCAAMAAGHGHTHMGRVATAQPISQVDPMTKSLLSRKALLFMPFTFRLDCWDKKEPVWWKDKGNGCHINPILRGQQIGQAPGITLINPLIRVIKG
- the nrfD gene encoding polysulfide reductase NrfD, with the translated sequence MGKIVYDVQYQTAMAFLISYYFYCTGLSAGSFMISTLSYGFGFDMFKPAGKMGVVAAVLLLLLAPMFLLMQVGWPIKSVWNHFVYLNPTSAMTYGAFLIMLYPLNSIIYGIFMFKGNKKWTKFFGTLGIPLALAVHGYTGWILALGVARDYWNTGLMPIVFLFSAMVSGISMMILLIMIRDRFFTESKEINLELIRTLAKILGWLLLVDLFLVFCDYSVLIYSKLEAQEVAHFMLFGKMAFWFVIMENLVGKVIPMVIVMTPKLRENNFFLILAAIMNMIGILVMRIVTVYGGQALPLM
- a CDS encoding 4Fe-4S dicluster domain-containing protein → MSTEKTRTDLPRWGMVIDLEKCVGCHTCEIACKVQNDVPLGMWRSWVKEIEKGQYPVVVRSFRPTLCNHCANPVCVKVCPVKAAYQREDGIVMVDPHRCVGCRYCMAACPYEVRYIHPTKGMIDKCDFCYHRVDEGLQPACVEACPTSARVFGNLNDSHSEVAKLVASKPVQGLKVDIGTAPRVYYIGLDHATMEIKEEVRLVWEK
- a CDS encoding 4Fe-4S dicluster domain-containing protein, with amino-acid sequence MLNSMDVLVLLFFTVVLIYGIARKWSVWKIGEAEERSGDRSRRFAMVLSSVVGHDRILEEGNPGIMHLFIFFGFLVPFLFVVFAQAFFFTLPPLAAGLVSFILDVVGVLALVGLALAVYRRYGARPERLDDRGGEDVLLLCWLAFIFVSGFVVEGLRLSVIDPDGTVFAPVGSVLARGFAPFGAAIDAAAIRWVWRIHFYAVIALIGTLPYTKLLHLVTGTLNAYYRSLLPKGVVSALDIENAESFGVAHVHQFTWKQLMDSDACIRCGRCQDNCPAFLSEKPLSPKKLVQDIRSCLYDKVKTIKHLQAQGEDLSYGIPDDEKPLIGGYLTEDEIWACTTCRACMEVCPMYVEQIDKVVDLRRNLVLMESSFPAEVQTVFKNMENNSNPWGIGWADRANWCKDLEIKTLAEDNEVEILLWIGCAGSFDDRYKRVARSFVKILQRAGISFGILGTEEKCCGDSARKMGNEYLFQMMAMENIEVMNGYGVKKIVVMCPHGYNTIKKDYQQFGGHYEVLHHTEYLHQLLQEGRLPLTHALPARVTYHDSCYLGRYNEIFSQPRAILSDIPGLQLVEMDRRLKRGYCCGAGGGRMWMEETIGKRINEERVSQALEKNPQIAVTACPFCMVMFEDGLKTYDREADVKVYDIIEMVEKALG